ATAGCTCAatctttaacttttcttttcttttcaaatttggtagttttatttattttcttttatgttttcatatttggaaagtataaaagaaaaaaaaagaaatatatatatatatatatcggtATTGAATTATGATAGGTTACTAGTACCAAAAATAACTCAAGGTGAGGAAGGATGATACTCATTTCTAGCTTTTGAAGTGGTCTTTTTCGACTGAGAGAGTTTTACACTATTTGATTACTTTGAGggttcttatttattttatttttttctttaaaagacgtttttaatttataagtaactttatattaattaagctacatattcaataatatttttatggatttaaaatataaaaatacaaaactattaacttatttaaaaatatttttagaacatATGAAAATATGGACGGTCCAACATTTTCCTACCCAAGAAAGGTCACCCAAACaaatctcttaattttttttatcatcatgtCATGTGAATATATTTCACTAAAATTATGTATCTATCATAATTTGTAGTTCGagtgaatataaaataaattacaaatatataatttaatacttTTGTTGTTACAAAAACATGACTTAATAGATTTAGaagttaaaacatttattaaaatattgagtCAATGCTCATAATAaatgaatgataataaaagGATATGGTTGTGATGTCAAAATCAACCACGTCTTCTGAGACAGTTTTTATGAGTTGATTGGTTGGGAGACACTGACCATGAATTGTTTATTCCAAAAGAAATTATGAgaatgtaaacaaaaaaaaaataacagaatacattttttatgatgatttaTCTCAACACTTTTAATCGATGAAAAATCCTAAATGCttgttacaaaaatatattatttattttctcaaataaatatatgCGGAAGGAagataaataaatgatttaatgttttataaattttaaatttagacccttttactttttaatatatgagttcttttatcttttatttttctcctcaTTTCTTTTACAGATTTCAgaatattcataaatttgattagatttgtgtatttttatttcttattttatattttcattaatataatgGGTTtaacataaaagataaaataaaatttaagttagcGTGACAGAAAATAAATAGATTGCAAGTTTGTCTTATGGAAACCCATACCTACATCCTTTTCTAATCATTATATTACTCTCTCtcaatagttttttaattaatgaaatttattttactctATCAATATTTAGTTTCATTATTCCGTCACCTTTGTCAGTGGGTCCCGCAAATGATTGAAACATTTGAGTAGCTTACAAGGCTTGCCCTTGCAAATCAGATTCATTTACATCTTTTGAGTATTAGTGAGATATAACTGtgttttattaagttaaataaaataagaaaaacatgaaatatataaataaagaaaaaaaaatatttactatttacttttaaataaacattataatcgattaagtgcatttgttgacacattttattgaaaagataatgaaagtaaaataaacataCATGGCTAAAAAGTAActctaattctaattaattaatgaacacaaaaaatatgtaatataaatgATTCTTGTAAAAATTTTCAGATGAGAAGGAGATTGAGGATGCTTTGGATATAAGTCTGGATTGGATCAAAGGAATGAGTAACATAAGACTGAGAGACCTTCCATCTTTCGTCAGGGTAACTTCTTTggatgatattttatttgatttcttgAATTCTGAGTGTCGAAACTGTCTGAAATCTTCGGCAGTGATCATTAACACATTCGAAGACTTAGACGAAGAAGGGCTTGAGGTTCTTAGGTCATATAACCCAAACATATACACCATTGGTCCACTGGACTTGCTTGCTAGGCATTTTCCTGAGAAGGATAAGGGTTTCATGTCAGTTGGATCAAGTTTGTGGAAAAATGACTCAAACTGCTTAACATGGTTAAACAAATGGGAACCTAACTCAGTGGTATACGTTAATTTTGGAAGCATAGCTGTGATGACTGCTCATCACCTGAAAGAATTTGCATGGGGACTTGCAAACAGCAAGCTACCTTTCTTATGGATCAAAAGGGCAGACATAGTAGCTGATGAATCTGATTCATTGCCACAAGAGTTCTTTGATGAGATCAAGGATAGAGGGTATATAACAAGTTGGTGCCAGCAAGAGCAAGTTCTTTCTCATCCTTCTGTTGGGGTTTTCCTAACCCATTGTGGCTGGAATTCTACACTTGAAGGCATATATGCTGGTGTTCCTATGATTTGTTGGCCTTTCTTTTCTGATCAACACACAAACTGCAGGTATATTTGTGCAAATTGGGGGGTAGGAATGGAGATTAATCAGGATGTGAAGAGAGATGAGATATCTGACCTTGTCACAGAAATTATAAAGGGAGATAAAGGAAAGGAAATCAGACAAAAATCCTtggaatggaagaagaaagcaATCAAAGCTACTGATGTTGGAGGAACATCTTACAACCACATCCATAAGTTAATTAAGGAGGCTCTTTCTGGCAATGCTGCTTGAGTCTTCTTTTATGATCACTCTCTATACTAAGTTTGGGTTTGCAATACCTGCTTTTATGAATAAGTGaactgtttaaattttatttcattgcaAAGTATGTTGTAATGTTAATTTATTGCTTAATGTCTTAATTTTAGTTGTcacttcttttaattaaaatggagATTTATTGTAGCTAATTTTCTATGTTCTTTAATGTTTGTTTATCGGTTTTATAAGCTTTCACATATCGTCAAcgttatatctttttttttttcaactaattttctttaaaaacttaGCTATTAATGAGTGTATACATTTATCTCAAAGAGTTGCTTCGACAATAACAGGTAGTTTTGTGTTGGCATGTTTTGttgttctatatttgattgagagTTTGTGAGGTGTTTATATTTgagagttttttttataaagtctTAACTCTAATACCCTGATCATTATAATTAATCATTCTCCAGTC
Above is a genomic segment from Vigna radiata var. radiata cultivar VC1973A chromosome 10, Vradiata_ver6, whole genome shotgun sequence containing:
- the LOC106776047 gene encoding linamarin synthase 2, giving the protein MASVETPKPHIVCVPYPAQGHINPMMQLAKILRCKGFYITFVNSEYNHRRFIKSHGHEFVKGLPDFVYETIPDGLPPSDKDATQDIPLLCDSTRKTCYGPFKELVLKLKATEGVPPITCVIADGIMGFAGKVAKDLGIPEVQLWTASVCGYVGYLQYDELVAQGMVPFKDEKEIEDALDISLDWIKGMSNIRLRDLPSFVRVTSLDDILFDFLNSECRNCLKSSAVIINTFEDLDEEGLEVLRSYNPNIYTIGPLDLLARHFPEKDKGFMSVGSSLWKNDSNCLTWLNKWEPNSVVYVNFGSIAVMTAHHLKEFAWGLANSKLPFLWIKRADIVADESDSLPQEFFDEIKDRGYITSWCQQEQVLSHPSVGVFLTHCGWNSTLEGIYAGVPMICWPFFSDQHTNCRYICANWGVGMEINQDVKRDEISDLVTEIIKGDKGKEIRQKSLEWKKKAIKATDVGGTSYNHIHKLIKEALSGNAA